In the Acomys russatus chromosome 13, mAcoRus1.1, whole genome shotgun sequence genome, one interval contains:
- the Iapp gene encoding islet amyloid polypeptide: MITGNLRVMCISKLPAALLILSVALIHLKAAPVGSGSTHQMDKRKCNTATCATQRLANFLVRSSNNLGPVLPPTNVGSNTYGKRNVAKVPNKESLDILLL, from the exons gGAACTTGAGAGTGATGTGCATCTCAAAGCTGCCAGCtgccctcctcatcctctctgtGGCACTAATCCACTTGAAAGCTGCACCTGTGGGAAG TGGTTCCACCCATCAGATGGACAAACGGAAGTGCAACACAGCCACATGCGCCACACAACGCCTGGCAAACTTTTTGGTCCGTTCCAGCAACAACCTTGGTCCTGTCCTGCCACCAACCAACGTGGGATCGAACACATATGGCAAGAGGAATGTGGCCAAGGTTCCGAACAAAGAATCCTTGGATATCTTACTCCTTTAG